The following coding sequences lie in one Alloacidobacterium dinghuense genomic window:
- a CDS encoding lactonase family protein: MHKRMQSISMLLVLATAILPMYASADANDVDSAHAVFVMSNAADRNEVIAFARATDGSLQETHRFPTGGRGSGGNHDPLESQGSLTLSQDHSLLFAVNAGSGEVSVFRVHGSTLVLSDKVLSEGSEPNAIAHHGNLVYVVNTGGSSNVAGFLLEGDHLRYIKNSLTFLSTNTSGAASIAFSPDGQFLAVTERLTNNIDVFRVLADGKLSPIVTNPSAGPGVFAVSFAPEGVAIVSETGPANVTNGSAVSSYAILPNGTLSAISTSVPTLGAANCWNAVTPDGRFVYVSNAGSSTISGFAISATGVLSALPGTVVGENPNGAGNLDIAVSADGKFLYTLNSSNGTVGIFAIQKDGTLSNVGSSTGIGQDTGFNGIAAN, encoded by the coding sequence ATGCATAAACGGATGCAAAGCATATCCATGCTTTTAGTGCTGGCCACAGCGATATTGCCGATGTATGCCAGTGCGGATGCCAACGACGTAGATAGCGCACACGCAGTCTTTGTCATGTCAAACGCAGCAGATCGAAATGAAGTGATCGCGTTTGCACGGGCCACTGATGGCTCATTGCAGGAGACTCATAGGTTTCCAACTGGTGGCCGGGGAAGCGGTGGCAACCATGACCCGTTGGAATCTCAGGGCTCTCTGACTCTCAGCCAGGATCACTCTCTACTGTTTGCTGTCAATGCAGGAAGTGGCGAGGTTTCTGTGTTCCGGGTTCACGGCTCTACTCTTGTTCTCTCGGACAAAGTTCTATCCGAGGGCAGTGAACCAAACGCAATTGCGCATCACGGAAATCTCGTTTACGTGGTCAACACAGGCGGGAGCAGTAACGTCGCAGGATTTCTCCTGGAAGGAGATCATCTGCGTTACATCAAGAACTCGCTTACCTTTCTCAGCACCAATACTTCCGGTGCAGCATCCATTGCCTTTAGTCCTGACGGCCAGTTCCTCGCTGTGACGGAGCGTCTCACCAACAACATTGACGTATTCAGAGTGCTGGCAGATGGCAAACTGTCCCCGATCGTGACCAACCCGAGTGCTGGCCCCGGTGTGTTCGCGGTCAGTTTTGCGCCTGAGGGGGTCGCGATCGTTTCTGAAACTGGGCCAGCGAACGTGACGAACGGATCAGCAGTTTCTTCCTATGCGATTCTTCCGAACGGCACGCTCTCAGCGATCAGCACCAGTGTCCCAACTCTCGGTGCAGCAAATTGCTGGAACGCAGTCACGCCTGACGGCCGCTTTGTCTATGTCTCCAATGCCGGTTCCTCAACTATCTCGGGATTTGCAATCTCCGCCACTGGTGTGCTGTCCGCGCTCCCAGGGACGGTTGTAGGCGAGAATCCCAACGGGGCCGGAAATCTTGACATTGCTGTCAGCGCCGACGGCAAGTTCCTCTACACGTTAAATTCTTCCAATGGAACGGTCGGCATCTTCGCGATCCAGAAGGATGGGACTCTCAGTAATGTGGGCTCGTCCACCGGCATCGGTCAAGATACTGGATTTAACGGAATCGCAGCGAACTGA
- a CDS encoding sigma-70 family RNA polymerase sigma factor, translating into MDVNLTATHTDTPEALLLRQENQQTVVDALENLPARYREVILLCEVEEFSYREIAEILSLPIGTVISRLHRAKHALRHSLNGRMRLGGLRMHSDQDDATLVEYLDGELRITAVLELIRG; encoded by the coding sequence ATGGATGTAAATTTGACGGCTACACACACTGACACTCCCGAAGCCTTGCTTTTGCGGCAAGAGAATCAGCAGACAGTGGTGGATGCGTTGGAGAACTTGCCGGCTCGATATCGTGAAGTCATTCTGCTCTGCGAAGTGGAAGAGTTTTCGTACCGGGAGATCGCTGAAATACTTTCATTGCCAATCGGCACGGTCATCTCACGCCTACACCGGGCCAAGCACGCGCTGCGCCATTCATTGAATGGGCGAATGCGCCTGGGAGGTCTCAGAATGCACAGTGATCAGGATGACGCAACGCTTGTCGAGTATCTGGATGGAGAACTTCGGATCACAGCTGTTCTGGAGCTTATTCGCGGCTGA
- a CDS encoding carboxymuconolactone decarboxylase family protein, with product MPNYSVHTIASAPEGSKPALEQLKRAFGVLPNLPAVIANSPKLINSLVGLFGQVHSPGLSEAENQIVLLTDAVTNSSTYAVAFHTALALQQGISSEETTAIRERRLPTNKRFAALSALAKGLIEKRGHLSEEELDSFIAAGFTKEQILEVIAIVAASTITNYTGTIANPPLEDPFRQHAWRGLQQRAETTAAA from the coding sequence ATGCCGAACTATTCAGTTCATACCATCGCCTCGGCGCCTGAGGGTTCAAAGCCGGCGCTCGAACAGCTCAAGAGGGCCTTTGGTGTTTTACCGAACCTTCCCGCGGTCATTGCAAATTCACCAAAACTCATCAACTCCCTCGTTGGCCTGTTTGGGCAGGTGCATAGCCCGGGGCTTAGCGAGGCGGAGAATCAGATTGTCCTGCTGACAGACGCAGTCACGAACTCCAGCACCTATGCGGTAGCATTCCACACGGCGCTGGCTCTCCAGCAGGGAATCAGTTCTGAAGAGACAACCGCAATTCGCGAGCGGCGCTTACCCACGAACAAACGATTTGCGGCGCTTTCCGCACTGGCTAAGGGGCTCATCGAAAAACGCGGGCACTTGAGCGAGGAGGAGCTTGATTCGTTTATCGCTGCCGGCTTCACGAAGGAGCAGATCCTGGAAGTTATCGCTATCGTGGCGGCATCGACGATCACAAACTACACCGGAACCATCGCCAATCCGCCGCTGGAAGACCCATTCCGACAGCACGCATGGCGAGGATTACAGCAGAGAGCCGAGACTACAGCCGCGGCTTGA
- a CDS encoding di-heme oxidoredictase family protein has translation MQAPIFEAPGQTRVGRFGWKDQHSSLLSFIADAYLNEMGITNRLRPTEVTQVLNITKGINDQPDDLGLADIDHFAQFIRGTMVPPRDITLASTPAALKGQQLFRRLGCSTCHIETIITAPAGTVIDGGQFTVPEALGDKIIHPFGDYLLHDIGTGDGIVQVGPQDTANKLRTAPLWGLRDKARFMHDLKSLSLGNAIERHKGEAREAERRFDELSPEERAALFAFLNSL, from the coding sequence GTGCAGGCCCCTATTTTCGAAGCTCCTGGACAGACCCGCGTCGGACGCTTCGGCTGGAAGGACCAGCACAGCAGCTTGCTCTCCTTTATTGCTGATGCCTATCTCAATGAGATGGGAATCACGAACCGGCTGCGCCCCACGGAGGTTACTCAAGTTCTTAACATCACCAAGGGCATTAACGATCAGCCAGATGACCTTGGCTTGGCCGACATCGATCACTTTGCTCAGTTTATACGCGGCACCATGGTTCCACCTCGTGACATAACGCTTGCCTCAACTCCTGCTGCTCTCAAGGGTCAGCAACTTTTCCGCCGGCTGGGTTGCAGCACCTGCCATATAGAAACCATCATCACGGCGCCCGCTGGAACGGTTATCGATGGTGGTCAGTTTACTGTTCCGGAAGCTCTTGGGGATAAGATCATCCATCCTTTCGGAGACTATCTGTTGCATGACATCGGCACAGGCGATGGAATCGTTCAGGTTGGACCACAGGACACAGCCAATAAATTGCGAACGGCCCCTCTGTGGGGTTTGCGCGATAAGGCTCGTTTCATGCATGACCTGAAATCTTTGTCCTTGGGGAATGCCATTGAACGGCATAAAGGCGAAGCACGCGAGGCTGAGAGGCGTTTCGATGAACTGAGTCCGGAAGAGCGAGCAGCGCTGTTCGCCTTTCTCAATTCTCTGTGA
- a CDS encoding vanadium-dependent haloperoxidase produces the protein MMRALLTFSLLCTSLMAQVTTSTSAPTEETNENTPSVARQSLNPVVQWNRTLLVIVRTPGAQSPTVHPTRSFAIMHAAIYDAVNNIDRTHRPYFVKFAGVSRRASEAAAADAAAHAVLIALYPDFEKTLNAQLDQLLSQIPDGVHKNQGIKVGEMVADAILDARSSDGSTAQPPPSVFGSAPGDFQSTPPNFPKPQFTEWSRVTPFTLEAANQFRPGPPPELTSDRYTRDFKEVKSLGIAKSTTATADQALTGHFWNGAIQNYWNEIAQTATLAHGLSLPESARLFALLNLAFADDVIAFYDAKYTYTFWRPVTAIRAAGMDNNPDTTADPSWLPEVGKTTPDPSYPGAHAVISASGAFLLRSFFRIDRFNFTVTSEVLPGVERSFTSFSAARQEATLSRVFAGVHFRSDLTTGRELGEDIGEFVFDHFLRPDDRDQRPDHD, from the coding sequence ATGATGAGAGCATTACTAACGTTCTCACTACTTTGCACCAGCCTAATGGCTCAGGTGACTACCTCAACCAGTGCACCCACAGAAGAAACGAACGAGAATACGCCAAGCGTAGCTCGTCAGTCGCTCAATCCTGTTGTTCAGTGGAACCGGACGCTCCTGGTTATCGTGCGCACGCCCGGCGCTCAATCTCCAACAGTTCACCCTACCCGCAGCTTTGCCATCATGCACGCCGCAATTTACGACGCGGTCAATAACATCGATCGAACGCACAGGCCTTACTTTGTGAAATTTGCGGGAGTGTCACGAAGAGCTTCGGAGGCAGCCGCGGCGGATGCCGCAGCGCACGCCGTGCTGATTGCACTGTATCCGGATTTCGAGAAGACACTAAATGCACAACTGGACCAACTGCTGTCTCAGATTCCCGACGGCGTCCACAAAAATCAGGGAATCAAAGTTGGCGAAATGGTTGCTGATGCCATCCTCGATGCTCGAAGCAGTGACGGATCCACTGCTCAACCTCCGCCATCTGTCTTTGGAAGTGCACCAGGCGACTTTCAATCCACACCCCCGAATTTCCCGAAACCTCAGTTCACCGAATGGTCCAGAGTTACACCATTTACTCTGGAAGCTGCAAACCAGTTTCGTCCCGGACCGCCCCCGGAATTGACGAGCGACAGATACACCAGGGATTTCAAGGAAGTGAAGTCACTGGGAATAGCGAAGAGTACAACCGCAACAGCGGATCAGGCTCTAACTGGCCATTTCTGGAATGGGGCCATTCAGAATTACTGGAACGAGATTGCGCAGACTGCAACTCTTGCACATGGACTTTCGTTGCCGGAGAGCGCCCGGCTCTTTGCCCTGTTGAACCTTGCGTTCGCTGATGACGTAATCGCGTTTTACGACGCGAAGTACACATACACCTTCTGGCGACCAGTTACCGCAATTCGGGCCGCTGGCATGGACAACAATCCTGACACGACTGCGGATCCAAGTTGGCTCCCCGAAGTCGGCAAGACGACTCCCGACCCCTCATATCCTGGAGCACACGCGGTGATTAGCGCAAGCGGTGCCTTCTTGCTGAGGTCGTTCTTCAGAATAGATCGATTCAATTTCACCGTAACATCTGAGGTCTTACCCGGAGTCGAACGCTCATTCACAAGTTTCTCGGCTGCGCGGCAAGAGGCGACTCTGAGCCGAGTCTTCGCTGGAGTTCATTTTCGTTCGGACTTAACAACAGGAAGAGAACTCGGGGAAGATATTGGAGAATTTGTCTTTGATCACTTCTTGCGGCCGGATGATCGGGACCAAAGACCTGACCACGACTAA
- a CDS encoding TetR/AcrR family transcriptional regulator translates to MTANSREDILAAAKRVAQAHGYSGLNFRDLAEEVGIKAASIYYYFPSKADLAEAVARRYWEDTAAVLEGLLNESGDPIRALRRYPEIFRRALENDNRMCLHSFMSAEYDDLPEPVKKEVQTFADVNTSWLSKVLSAAKVVSPKQSQRRARAIFAAVAGAQLMARSRADIALYDALIDSYRVAGLLPT, encoded by the coding sequence GTGACCGCAAACTCTCGAGAAGACATCCTGGCAGCAGCCAAACGGGTTGCGCAGGCCCATGGCTACAGTGGATTGAACTTCCGTGATCTAGCTGAAGAGGTGGGCATCAAAGCCGCAAGTATCTATTACTACTTCCCCAGCAAGGCCGATCTGGCCGAGGCTGTGGCCAGGCGCTACTGGGAGGACACAGCGGCAGTTCTGGAGGGACTGCTCAACGAATCCGGGGACCCGATCCGTGCCTTACGCCGATATCCTGAAATCTTCCGCCGGGCGCTTGAGAACGACAATCGAATGTGTCTCCACAGCTTCATGTCTGCGGAGTACGATGACCTGCCTGAGCCGGTCAAGAAGGAAGTTCAGACATTTGCTGACGTCAATACCTCCTGGCTGAGCAAGGTTCTGTCCGCCGCCAAAGTAGTCAGCCCTAAGCAGAGCCAGCGACGAGCTCGCGCCATCTTCGCTGCCGTCGCTGGTGCACAACTTATGGCAAGGAGTCGCGCAGACATTGCGCTTTACGATGCGTTGATCGACAGCTACCGGGTGGCCGGTCTTCTACCGACATAA
- a CDS encoding ABC transporter permease gives MILSRCLPAIRASARAFVRTPGLSIALLLTIAIGVGSNASVYGFVQGLTNPRLPLKHADRIVSILGQDRFHELGQLSHAEYLQLKHSSNVFAWIGAARIVPTDIAIDGHPKIAIVAAVTLDLAEALDLPQGVGVIVSQHLWQKELDGKADVLGHQIRVDNTDFPIIGIAPERMEGLYSDRSVDLWMPLQDKDLQGVDRSARDWWVLGSLRASISPGQAQSAVRMSVGPSSAISVVPFTGAAPRTIRGLSRIRMLLNVTAGAVFFIASINVASFLMGRALKRSHETSLRVALGATRRQLIRELLSDSIVISLAGGVIGVLLAVCTARIIPALLFEEDAEHLVFAPHLPPIFAASIASVCITIISGMMPVFATVTDRPWIILGRESGLPSKKIESLRTGLVIGQITACYVLVISSVFLVRGLHAALETSTGRSLGDPILLTVQAQMRPEVDLNYFNEVKKRVKSVANLSPLAWTAQLPGNQPKWRSFSVDLPSSQFRDVEMEIDWLTSESLKYIDRPPIAGRMFGVRDPTRKEALVDENAAHELFGAKTAGMMIQDPFGSPVEVIGVVKRIPTDASNEKRPTIYYDYTDHLIAPEPTIRGRFRAPVSSPVNTELNVNVVSSGYFETLGMPLVAGQKFSDHQVAGQGRIGILNQEAADLYFSGKPLGAAVIDDRGVRTQIIGVVQSQVFGIFQQHAEPAIYFPIYQDCPPRMTLIIDHSKSNAHLPAELRRRIKSVPGYETAPIAISTFDAQLAQSAFAPLRIATLLSGASALTASILSIFGLFSVQRDAQLQRRRELALRIALGAQRWRIGLRIMSNAGKLVLGGTLLGTSITLALLRVLLSGTTIISSPPLWIWVIVALSTGVSVLIASALPAVQASIVDPLTIMRDDR, from the coding sequence GTGATCCTCTCTCGATGCCTGCCTGCAATTCGTGCTTCCGCTAGAGCATTTGTACGAACACCAGGACTGTCAATTGCTCTCCTGCTCACGATTGCAATTGGAGTCGGCAGCAATGCTTCTGTGTATGGGTTTGTCCAGGGACTGACGAATCCCCGCCTACCACTTAAACATGCAGACAGGATCGTCTCGATATTAGGTCAGGACCGCTTCCACGAGTTAGGACAGCTCTCACATGCTGAATATCTCCAACTCAAACATAGTTCGAACGTATTTGCATGGATCGGCGCTGCCCGAATTGTGCCAACCGACATTGCAATCGATGGTCACCCCAAGATCGCGATTGTTGCTGCGGTCACTCTCGATCTAGCGGAGGCGCTAGACCTGCCACAAGGAGTCGGGGTCATTGTCAGCCAACACCTGTGGCAAAAGGAATTGGACGGCAAGGCCGATGTCCTTGGTCATCAGATTAGGGTCGATAACACAGACTTTCCGATCATTGGTATTGCACCAGAGCGAATGGAAGGTCTCTATAGTGACCGTAGCGTCGATCTCTGGATGCCTTTACAAGACAAAGATTTGCAAGGTGTGGATCGAAGTGCCCGGGATTGGTGGGTTCTCGGCTCGCTTCGAGCATCCATTTCGCCGGGTCAGGCGCAATCAGCTGTTCGCATGAGTGTGGGCCCATCCAGCGCTATCAGTGTTGTTCCTTTTACAGGCGCAGCACCGAGAACAATTCGGGGATTGTCGCGTATTCGCATGTTGTTGAATGTTACTGCCGGTGCTGTGTTCTTCATCGCTTCTATCAATGTTGCTTCGTTCTTGATGGGAAGGGCGTTAAAGCGGTCTCACGAGACATCTTTACGGGTTGCGCTCGGCGCGACCCGTAGGCAACTGATCAGAGAGTTATTGTCGGACAGTATCGTTATCTCTCTGGCCGGGGGAGTCATAGGAGTACTGCTGGCAGTCTGCACGGCGCGTATTATCCCAGCACTGCTCTTTGAAGAGGATGCAGAACACCTTGTCTTCGCGCCGCATTTGCCGCCAATCTTTGCGGCCTCAATAGCAAGTGTCTGCATTACCATCATCAGCGGAATGATGCCCGTCTTTGCGACCGTGACTGATCGCCCCTGGATCATTCTTGGGCGGGAAAGCGGGTTGCCTTCAAAAAAGATAGAAAGTCTTCGAACCGGCTTGGTCATTGGACAGATTACGGCCTGCTATGTACTCGTAATCTCTTCAGTCTTTCTTGTTAGAGGTCTTCACGCAGCTTTAGAGACAAGCACCGGACGTAGCCTCGGCGATCCGATACTCTTAACCGTCCAAGCACAGATGCGACCGGAAGTTGATTTGAACTATTTCAACGAGGTCAAGAAACGGGTGAAATCGGTCGCCAATCTGTCACCATTGGCGTGGACAGCCCAACTTCCGGGCAATCAGCCAAAATGGCGATCGTTTAGCGTGGATCTGCCATCCTCGCAGTTTCGCGACGTGGAGATGGAGATCGATTGGCTCACCTCTGAATCGCTCAAGTACATAGATCGACCGCCGATTGCTGGGCGAATGTTCGGTGTCAGAGATCCAACCCGCAAGGAAGCTCTTGTCGATGAGAATGCTGCTCACGAGCTCTTTGGGGCGAAGACCGCTGGAATGATGATCCAGGATCCCTTCGGCTCCCCGGTTGAGGTCATTGGTGTGGTCAAAAGAATTCCAACAGATGCGTCGAATGAAAAGCGTCCAACAATTTATTACGATTACACAGATCACTTAATTGCTCCCGAGCCAACCATCCGTGGGCGCTTTCGTGCCCCCGTGTCATCGCCAGTCAACACCGAATTAAATGTGAACGTTGTTTCATCCGGTTATTTCGAGACACTTGGCATGCCATTGGTCGCTGGCCAAAAGTTCTCTGACCATCAGGTTGCCGGTCAAGGTCGAATAGGTATTCTCAACCAGGAAGCCGCCGATCTTTATTTCAGTGGCAAACCGCTCGGCGCGGCCGTTATTGATGACAGAGGTGTGAGAACACAGATCATCGGAGTAGTTCAGTCACAGGTGTTTGGGATATTCCAGCAGCACGCAGAGCCCGCCATTTACTTTCCCATATACCAGGATTGTCCGCCTCGTATGACGCTGATTATCGATCACTCAAAGTCAAACGCTCATCTGCCAGCCGAACTACGTCGAAGAATCAAGTCTGTACCAGGCTACGAAACGGCCCCCATTGCTATCAGCACCTTTGATGCCCAACTCGCTCAATCTGCCTTTGCGCCTCTGCGGATAGCGACGCTGCTCAGTGGCGCGTCAGCGTTGACGGCGTCGATACTCAGCATTTTCGGGCTATTCAGTGTGCAGCGCGATGCTCAACTCCAGCGCCGACGCGAGCTGGCGCTTCGTATTGCGCTCGGCGCTCAGCGTTGGCGTATCGGATTAAGGATCATGAGCAATGCAGGAAAACTTGTCCTTGGAGGCACCTTGCTAGGCACCTCGATTACACTCGCGCTTTTGCGCGTATTGCTGAGCGGCACAACGATCATCAGCTCGCCGCCGCTTTGGATTTGGGTAATCGTCGCACTCTCAACAGGAGTATCCGTATTGATTGCGAGCGCGCTTCCTGCAGTTCAGGCATCTATCGTGGATCCTTTAACAATCATGCGCGACGATCGGTGA
- a CDS encoding metallophosphoesterase family protein, whose product MAWAGTGLVWSLAGGVPVSRAFGSAMRQQKQEDFSFVQISDSHIGFNKPANADVTGTLQTAVDKILAIPRPPDFMIHTGDLTHSSKPAEFDTMDQVLTNAKRQIFYVPGEHDTSVDDGKSYLERYGKGSSGNGWYSFDHKGVHFIGLVNVVQLEGMGKLGQAQLDWLKQDLTQQKNSTPIVLFAHIPLWAVYPTWGWGTSDSEQAFSLLKRFGSVTVLNGHIHQVMQKVEGNATFHTAMSTAFPQPAPGAAPSPGPMKVPAEKLRGVLGITDVHFIAQRHQLAVVDSTLASGSEESNSPSAV is encoded by the coding sequence ATGGCATGGGCCGGAACTGGCCTTGTATGGAGCCTGGCCGGCGGCGTACCAGTGTCGCGCGCCTTTGGATCAGCTATGCGTCAGCAGAAGCAAGAGGACTTCAGTTTCGTCCAGATCAGCGATAGCCACATCGGTTTTAACAAGCCCGCGAACGCGGATGTTACAGGAACGCTTCAAACCGCGGTGGACAAGATACTGGCAATTCCCCGTCCCCCGGATTTTATGATCCACACCGGCGATTTGACGCACTCTTCCAAACCGGCCGAGTTCGACACGATGGATCAAGTGCTGACAAACGCCAAGAGACAGATATTTTATGTTCCGGGTGAGCACGACACCTCTGTCGACGACGGAAAGTCTTACCTTGAGCGATATGGCAAAGGCTCTTCCGGAAATGGATGGTACAGCTTCGATCACAAGGGCGTGCATTTCATCGGTCTGGTGAACGTAGTTCAGCTTGAAGGTATGGGGAAACTCGGCCAGGCGCAGCTTGACTGGCTGAAACAGGACCTGACCCAACAAAAGAACAGCACGCCGATTGTGCTTTTCGCGCATATCCCTCTTTGGGCGGTCTATCCAACCTGGGGTTGGGGCACATCAGACAGCGAGCAAGCCTTTTCGCTGCTGAAACGGTTTGGCTCCGTCACCGTGCTGAATGGGCACATTCACCAAGTCATGCAAAAAGTGGAGGGCAACGCGACCTTCCACACAGCCATGTCCACGGCCTTTCCCCAACCTGCGCCGGGCGCCGCGCCGTCTCCCGGTCCCATGAAAGTGCCTGCCGAGAAGTTGCGCGGTGTGCTCGGAATCACGGACGTGCACTTCATAGCACAACGACATCAACTCGCAGTCGTCGATTCCACGCTCGCTTCCGGGAGTGAAGAATCAAATTCTCCGAGCGCAGTATGA
- a CDS encoding di-heme oxidoredictase family protein — translation MSLRRKALLSGCLLAAAIPLAIGITGIGQQSAKEAPAGFNTPSFNSAASISNGIVEPPGDSFARDQNVYEKNEAVKDGLGPVYNATSCVTCHQNPNSGAASQITELRVGHNDANGNFVNPTIFINDGKDTITGRSIVDDRAIGPQAQEHIPDTETIRTLRAALNTLGDGFVEAIDDSTLIAIAERHRN, via the coding sequence ATGTCCCTTCGCAGGAAGGCTCTGCTTAGTGGATGCCTTTTGGCAGCGGCCATACCGCTGGCTATAGGCATTACCGGAATCGGTCAACAATCAGCCAAAGAAGCGCCGGCGGGCTTCAACACTCCCAGCTTCAACAGCGCAGCAAGCATTAGTAATGGAATCGTCGAGCCGCCCGGAGACTCGTTTGCTCGGGATCAGAATGTCTATGAGAAAAACGAGGCGGTAAAGGATGGACTCGGACCTGTGTACAACGCCACTTCCTGCGTCACTTGCCATCAAAATCCGAATAGCGGGGCGGCCAGCCAGATCACAGAACTCCGGGTTGGACACAATGATGCAAATGGCAATTTTGTAAACCCGACAATCTTCATTAACGACGGGAAAGACACGATTACCGGCAGATCCATTGTCGATGATCGCGCTATCGGTCCGCAGGCGCAAGAGCACATACCTGATACAGAAACCATCCGCACTTTACGAGCTGCCCTCAACACTCTAGGTGATGGATTTGTGGAAGCCATTGACGACAGCACCCTCATTGCGATTGCAGAAAGGCACCGGAACTGA
- a CDS encoding heme-binding domain-containing protein: MILSTALSLVHPWGNLRAYARADRPKLTGAVVPPEVRQVLETKCVDCHSESTHWPVYSNFAPASWFMEHDVSEAREHFNMSRWEEYSRESQVDLLTRIGAEARSGEMPLKHYLLLHPGAKLTSEDQQMIYEWTRAERKRVKSQVSEQK, translated from the coding sequence TTGATTCTGAGCACAGCGCTCTCGCTCGTGCACCCGTGGGGGAACCTTCGCGCCTATGCGCGAGCAGACAGGCCAAAGCTGACAGGCGCAGTGGTTCCGCCCGAAGTCCGGCAGGTCCTCGAAACCAAATGCGTTGACTGTCACTCAGAAAGCACGCATTGGCCCGTATATAGCAACTTCGCGCCGGCGTCGTGGTTTATGGAGCACGATGTGTCGGAAGCACGTGAGCACTTTAATATGTCGCGCTGGGAAGAATACAGCCGCGAAAGCCAGGTCGATTTGCTTACTCGGATCGGAGCGGAGGCGCGCAGCGGCGAGATGCCGTTGAAGCACTACCTGCTTCTCCATCCAGGCGCAAAACTCACAAGTGAGGATCAGCAGATGATTTACGAATGGACCAGGGCGGAGCGCAAGCGAGTGAAAAGTCAGGTATCGGAGCAGAAATAG
- a CDS encoding c-type cytochrome: protein MILVAIVLFPRISRAEADADHGKELFEKRCTGCHSLDQDKEGPHLRGVYGRQAGKVPGFTYSEALQSSAITWDDASLDKWLTNTDSLIADNDMAFRVVKPDERADIIRYLKAVSLK, encoded by the coding sequence TTGATTCTGGTTGCAATCGTATTATTTCCCCGCATAAGCCGCGCGGAGGCGGACGCCGATCACGGCAAGGAGCTTTTTGAAAAACGCTGCACCGGATGCCATTCTCTGGATCAGGATAAAGAGGGACCTCATCTTAGGGGCGTCTATGGAAGGCAGGCAGGCAAGGTTCCCGGGTTCACGTATTCCGAGGCGTTACAATCATCGGCTATAACCTGGGACGACGCTTCTCTGGACAAGTGGCTGACAAATACGGACTCACTGATAGCAGATAATGATATGGCCTTTCGCGTTGTCAAGCCGGATGAGCGCGCAGACATTATCCGGTACCTGAAAGCCGTATCACTGAAGTAG